The genomic interval GACGACGGTCGGTGCTCGAACCCCAGTGGTTCGTGCCCGCGCTTTTTGTGGTCGCATTGCTACCGGCGGTCATCGGCGTTGCGGGCACGGCCTCCGATTTGCTCGCGGATACGCGCTTCTTTGGGTCGAACCCGATCAAAGCGGTCGAGCACTACTTCGGCCAGTGGACGCTCCGGTTTATTCTCGCCACGCTTTGCATCACGCCGGCGCGTCATTTGTTGGGGTGGAATTGGCTCGCCAAACAGCGGCGTACGCTCGGGCTGTTCGCCTTTGGGTACCTGATGCTGCACTGGCTCGCGTATGCCGTGCTCGACGTCCAACTCGACTGGCACGATCTCACCATCGACCTCGCGAAGCGGCCGTACATCATGATCGGCATGGCGGCGTTGCTCTTGATGGTGCCGCTCGCGGTCACCTCCACCAAGGGAATGATCCGACGCCTTGGCGGGCAACGGTGGAACCGTCTGCACCAGCTCATCTACGTGATCAGCGTGCTTGGCGTGATCCATTTCTTTATGGCCGTGAAGAAGGACATTGGCCAGCCCGCCCTGTTTGCTGCTGGGCTCGCCGTACTCTTTACGTTTCGCGTACAGCGGTGGCGCGCGCGGCGCGCGGTATGAGCGTGCCGCAGCATAGCTGTTGGGCTGTATCTGCTCCGGGACTGGAGCCCGTGACCGTCGCTGAACTGCGCGCGCTCGGCGTGACCGCCCTCGCACCGGAGACCGGCGGCGTCGCGTTCAGCGCGACGGACGATCTGCTGGCCGCCGCGAATGTCCAGCTCCGCACCGCGAGCCGCATCATTGTCCGCGCCGCGGAGTTTCAGGCCAAGGCGTTTCACGAACTCGAGCGGTTTTCGCGTGCCGTGCGCTGGAATCAATACGTGGCGCCGGGGCGCGCGGTGAAACTGCGCGTGACGTGCAAGAAATCGCGGCTCTATCACTCCGACGCGGTGGCCGAGCGCGTGGGCGCGGCGATTATGCGCGCCGTGCCCGGGTCACGCGTGGTGACGGGCGCCACGGATGATGACGAGGATGTCGTCGCCGAAGGCGGCGCTGAGCGTGCCCCTGATGACGGCGCTTTGCTGATCATCGTGCGACTCTCTCACGATGTGTGCACCATTAGCGTGGACAGTTCCGGCGAACCGCTGCATAAGCGCGGGTACCGGCTCGCGACCGCGAAGGCGCCGATTCGTGAAACGCTGGCCGCCGGAATGCTCCTGGCCCTCGACTGGAATGGCTCAACGCCGTTACTCGATCCGATGTGCGGGGCGGGGACGATCGCCATTGAAGCGGCGATGATCGCCCGCCGGGTCGCACCGGGGGCGACTCGCCGGTTTGCCTTTGAAACGTGGCCATCGGTGCCACCGACGGTGGGGGATAACGCGCGCCGCGTGGCACGGGCGGCGGCGCTTCCGCGCGCGGGGGTGCGCATTCTGGCCTCGGATCGTGACGCGGGGGCCATTGTGGCCGCGTCGGCGAATGCGGTGCGCGCTGGGGTCGCCGAGGATATTGAGTTCCGCGAGTGCGCCCTCTCGGCCATCGAGGTGCCGTCCGCGCCGGGGTTACTCCTCACGAACCCGCCGTATGGCGACCGGATTGGCGACCGCACCCAAGTCCGAAACCTGTACGCCCAGTTAGGGAAGGTGGCCCGAGTGCAGGGCGGCGGGTGGACGTTGGCCTTTTTGTCGGCCGACCATGCCTTTGATATGCAGCTTCGGCTCCCGCTGACCGAGGTGTCCCGTTTTCGAAACGGGGGAATCCCAGTGCGGCTGCTTCGGGCTCAGGTGCCGTTGCCCAAAAGGTGATGGGATAGCCGGTTTGGGCCCCTCTGCGGGGTGATCCACGGCCTCGCCGTGTCCCTTGGAATTGAGATTAGATTTCAAGAATGTCCGATACTGTGAGCAGCGCGTTCAACGACGCGTACATCGAAGAGGTTTTTGAGGCCTATCGTCGCGATCCGGGTTCTGTGGACGAGTCGTGGCGTCAATTTTTCCGGCTTGCCGCGCGTTTTGGTGGAGGCAACTCTGCTGGCGCCGACGATCAGGATTTTGCACGCAAAGTGGCCGGTGTCGCGCGGTACACCAACGCGATCCGACAGTACGGCCATTTGGCGGTGCAGCTTGATCCACTTGGGTCGTCGCCGCCAGGCGCCGCCGAGCTGACGCCTGAGTTTCACGGCATCACCGACGCGGATCTCGACGTCGTGACGGGCGCCGCGCTGGGCTGGCCGCATCTCCCCACGGGGCGCGATGTCGCCGAACGGTTGCGCTTCCGCTACTGCCGCAACTTGGGCGTGGAGTACACGCACCTTGGATCGGAAGAGGAGCGCGCCTGGTTCCGCGCGCTCTTCACCGCCGAGCAACTCACGCGTCCGCTGAATGCGGACGAGAAGAAGCGGCTGTTGGTACGATTGAGCGAAGTGGACGGGCTCGAGCGTTTTCTCGGCCGTGCCTTTCCCAACTACAAACGTTTTTCCATTGAGGGCACGGACACCCTCGTGCCGTTGCTCGACACGGCGATTGACGAAGCATCGGCGAGCGGCGCACAGCATGTGGCCATTTCGATGGCGCACCGTGGCCGCATCAACGTGCTCGCGCACGTGCTAGGCAAGCCGGCGGAGCAGATTTTCGGCGAGTTCCAGGGGCGGCACGATCACCTCGAAGGCGACATCTCTACCGGCGACGTGAAGTACCACCTCGGCTACGAGGGTGCGCGCACGACGATTGCCGGTCGGTCGGTGCACGTGTCGTTGGTTCCGAACCCGAGCCATCTCGAGATTGTGAACCCCGTGCTGCAGGGCTACGTGCGCGCGCATCAGCGTGAGGGCGGCGTGAGCGCGGTCGTGCCCGTGTGCATTCACGGTGACGCCGCGTTTCCTGGCGAAGGGATTGTGTCGGAGACGTTCAACCTCGCGCGGCTGCGCGCGTACGGGGTGGGCGGGACGCTGCACATTATTGTGAACAATCAGGTGGGCTTTACCACCGATCCCATTGATTCGCGTTCGACGCGCTATGCGAGCGACGTGGCCAAGGGTTTTGAGTGCCCGATTATCCACGTGAACGCGGACGATGCCGAAGCGTGCGTCATTGCGATGCGCATTGCGGTGGCGTATCGCAATCAGTTCGGCAAAGATTTTCTGGTGGATCTTGTGGGCTATCGCCGACACGGCCACAACGAAGCCGACGAGCCGGCGTACACGCAGCCGCAGTTGTACGACAAGGTCAAGGCGCATCCCACGCAGCGGCAAGTGTGGGGCGCACGGTTGGTGCACGAGGGCGTGTGCACGCAGGGCGACGTGGACGCCGCTGAAAAGCAGGTGGCCGCACACTTCAGCGCGCTCTTTGATCAGTCGAAAGCCGACAACGACACGACGCACAGCGACTACGAGGGCACTGAACTACCGGTGGTGATTCCGCCCACGGCGGTGAGCGCCGACAGTTTGGTGGCGCTCAATGACGCGATGCTTGCGTGGCCGGCGTCGCTGACGCCGCATCCGCGACTCGCCAAGCAGTTGCTCCGGCGCAAGGACGCCGTGACCGCCGGTGGCATTGACTGGGGGCACGCCGAAGCGCTGGCGTATGCTTCGATTCTCTCCGACGGCATGCACGTGCGACTCAGTGGACAGGATGCGGAGCGCGGCACGTTTTCGCATCGGCATTCGGTGCTGCATGATGTGGCGAATGGCGACACCTACACGCCGTTGCAACACTTACCGGGTGTGTCGTCGCGCTTTGAGGTGTACAACTCCGCGCTCAGCGAAATGGCGGTGATGGGCTTTGAGTACGGCTATAGCTGTGCAGCGGAAGACACGCTGACGCTGTGGGAAGCGCAGTTCGGCGATTTTGCGAATGTGGCGCAGCCGATTATCGATCAGTTCTTGAGTGCCGACCGCGCCAAGTGGGGGCAGGACTCTGGGCTCGTGCTCTTGTTGCCGCACGGCTACGAGGGGCAGGGCCCTGAGCATTCGAGCGCGCGTCTCGAGCGCTTTTTGCAGATGTGTGCCGAAGGCAATTTCCGCGTGGCGTACCCCTCCACGCCGGCGCAGTACTTTCACATTCTCCGCTTGCAGGCGCGACTCACGCCGCGTCGGCCGATGGTGCTGATGCAGCCGAAGTCGTTGCTCCGGCTCGCCGATGCGTCGTCGGTGCTCGCGGACCTCGCACACGGCGGCTTCCAGACGGTGATCGACGATCCGGCGGGTGCGTCGAAGCGTGGTACGGTACGCCGGATCGTCTTCTGTACGGGCAAGGTGTACTACGACCTCGTGGCGAAGGCGGTGCCGGCTGAGGTTGCGGTGGTGCGTGTGGAAGAGCTGTATCCGTGGCCGCACGGCGACGTGTCGCGCGTGCTGGATCATTATCCACAGGCGACGGAGATCGTGTGGGCACAAGAGGAACCGAAGAACATGGGCGCGTGGACCTATGTGGCGCCTCGGTTGCGCGGATCCGTGGGGAACGCGCTCGCCATTCGGTACGTTGGTCGTCCGGAACGCGCGAGCCCGGCTGAGGGGTATCAGCAGCACCACGCCGAAGAACAGGCGCGGATTGTTGAGGATGCGCTCAGCGCCTCTCGTGCTGGCGGCAACAAACGGGCGTCCGGGGTGATGGGCGCGGTCTGAGTTTACCTCCCACGGGAGTTTGCATGTCCGCACTTCGCCGCCTCGCTTCGGCTGCGCTCGTTCTCGGCCTGTGTGCGCCGCGCCCTGCCCATGCGCAGGAGCGCGGCGCGGTGGCGGTGGAGCAAACGGTTCACGGCCTCACCGCCACTGGCCGCGTGCTCGTGATTGGCGCGCATCCCGATGACGAAGACACGTTTCTTATTACGTGGCTCACGCGTGGCCGCCACGTGGAAACCGCGTATCTCGCGCTGACGCGCGGCGACGGCGGGCAAAACATTATTGGCAACGAACTCGGCGAAGCGCTCGGCGCGATTCGCACCGAGGAGCTGTTGGCGGCACGTCGGCTCGACGGTGGCCGGCAGTACTTCAGTCGCGCGTACGATTTTGGTTTTTCGAAGAACGCCGAGGAAACGTACAAGCACTGGGCCCACGACTCGCTCCTCGGCGACGTCGTGACGGTCATGCGTTCTTTCCGGCCGCAGGTGGTGGTCGCGATTTTCAGCGGCACGCCCGCCGACGGCCACGGGCACCATCAGGTGTCCGGACTGCTGGCGCAAGAAGCGTACGAGTTGGCCGGCGACACCGTGCGTTTTCCGGTGGCGAAGTACGGGCAACTGTGGACGCCGTCCAAGTTGTATCGCAATGCGCGATTTGGCCGCGCGCCACGGACGATGACGTTCAACGTGGGCGAGTTTGATCCGGTCATTGGGCGCAGTTATGCGGAGATTGCCGGCGAGAGCCGCTCGCAGCACCGCTCGCAGGGGCAGGGAACGGCGCAGCCCAAGGGTGTGTCGCTCACTGGCGTGTCGCGGGCGGCGTCGCGCGTGAACGAAGCGACGCCAGCGACCGACGAGAAATCGTTGTTCGACGGCGTGGACACCACCTACGCGCGGCTCGGAGCAGGCGCGAGCGAGTATGTACGCTCGCTCGTGAAACGCGCCGGAGTGCTCGCCGACTCGGCGCGTGCGCAACTCGACTTGATGGCGCCCTGGAAGATCACGCCGTTGCTCGCCCGGGCCGCTGAGGCCGTGCAGTGGGCGAGAGCGGATACGCCGCGCTGTGGTTTTGGTCCCACCCGCACCGTCCGACGCCCCGAGGAACAACGCGCGGCGACGTGCGATGCCGCCGCGGCCGATCTCGATGCGGCGCTCGATGTGATGAACCGGAGAATCAGCGAGGCGCTCCTGGCCTCGTCCAGCGTGGCCATTGAAGCCACGGCAGAAAAAGAACTCCTCGCCTTTGGCGACTCGATGCCAGTGACGGTGTCGTTGTACAATCGCGGGCCGATTCCAGTGGTGATCACCGACATTCGGATGTCCGGCACGATGCCCCATCCGTTTACCGCGATTCCCGTGGCACCGGATAGCACCGCGCGCTTCACGCGCCCCGTGATTGGGTTGGTGGACAAGCGGCCGTGGTGGATTGGTGGTCGCGTGACCGACATGTTCCCGACGCATCAAGTGCCGGCCGATGGGCTCGCGCGGCTTTCGACCGCTGGGGAACCGCCTCTGGTGCCAGCGGTGTCGGTGCCCGAAGATGCGCGGCGCGAATCGGATGTGAACGTGACGTTGCGCGTGGCAGGTGCGACGGTGACCGTGCCGCTCGGTGTGATCAACTATCGCTACACCGATCGCGTGCTTGGTGAAGCGCGCCGCCCTATTGGAGGCGTACCACCTGTGACGATGGCGTTCGGTTCTGGCTTAGAGTGGATGCCCGCGGGTAAGCCGATCGATCGACTGCTCCGTCTCTCGCTCAAGTCGTATTCGTCTTCCACAAAAACGCTGACGTTCCAACTGGTGTCTCCGCCCGGCATCAAGGTGGATTCGCTCCCCGCAACGCTGACGTTGGCGCCGATGGAAGAACGCGAACTCTTTTTGCGCCTCCGCGGCACGCTCAAGCCCGGACGCTACGAGTTCGGGCTGATTGCGATGACCGAGACCGGCAAGTCGTACGAAGGCATTACCGCAATCGAGTATCCGCATATTCGCCCGATCAATCTGTATCGGTCGTCGGCGCTGTACTTGCAGGCGGTGGAGATCTCCATTCCCACAACACTGGCCGTGGCCTACGTGCAGGGTGTCGGCGACGTAGTAGCAACGTATCTGCGGCAACTCGGCATTCCGGTGGCGATTATCAGCCCCGAAGAACTCGCCGTGACCGATCTCTCGCGCTTCAGCACGCTGGTGGTGGGGCCGCGCGCGTACGAGGCTCACAAAGCCCTCGTCACGTACAACAATCGCGTGCTCGATTTTGCGAAGAAGGGCGGCACGGTCGTGGTGCAGTACGGCCAGAATGAAATGGCGCGCCCAGGCATTATGCCGTATCCGGTGGCGTTCACCGCTCCGGCGGCGCGCGTGACGATTGAAGAAGCGCCGGTGACGGTGCTCGATTCAAGGGCGCGCCTGCTCAACGGCCCAAACAAAATCGGTGACGACGACTGGGCCGACTGGGTGCAGGAGCGCGCGCTGTATATGCCGAGCACGATTGACGCGCACTATGCGACCCCGCTCGAGATGCACGACCCTAATGAGCCTGAGAACAAGGGCGCCGTGCTCGTCACGCCGCTGGGCAAGGGGACGTATGTGTACACCACGCTCTCGCTCTTTCGGCAGATTCCGGGCGGCGTGAATGGCGGTCCGCGCTTGTTTGTGAATCTCCTGAGCATTGGTCTCGACCTGCCCAAGAAGGTGCAGCCGTGAGCGCCGACGGGTCGAGGCACGGCTCGTTCCGAATGTTAGCCGTGAAGGTGCTGGGGGTTGAAGTGCTGGTGTTGCTGTTGCTCTGGTGGTTGCAGTCCACGTACAACCACTAGGGTCTCCTATGCACTGGATCAACTGGCTGATTGTGATCGGTTGGCTCGCGTTCGTGTTTATCGACGGACTGCGCCGGTCACGTGGCACCACAAAACTCGACGGCTACTTCTTGGGCAACCGCTCGCTGCCGTGGTGGGCCGTGGGGCTGAGCGTGATGGCCACGCAGCTCTCGGCGGTCACGCTCATTGGCACCACGGGGCAGGGCGCCACGGACGGCATGCGGTTTATTCAGTTCTATTTTGGATTGCCGGTGGCGATGCTCATCCTCGGCGTCACTATCGTTCCGTTTCTGATGAAGGCGCGGGTCTACACGGCGTACGAGTTTCTCGAAAAGCGCTTTGACGCCAAGACACGGTCGCTCACGGCGTTTTTGTTTTTGCTGTCGCGCGGATTGAGTTGCGGCACCATCATCGCGGCGCCCGCGGTGGTGTTTTCCACCGTATTTGGCTGGTCGATGTGGGCGAGCGTCGCGTTCATTGGTATTCCGACGGTGGTCTACACAATGATTGGTGGTGTGCAGGCCGTGGCGTGGGCCGACGTCAAGCAGATGGTGCTCGTGATCGGTGCGCTGATCGCGGTCGTCGCAGTACTGCTCCTGCGCTTGCCCATGCACCCGGCTGATGCGCTCCGCGTAGCGGGCGCCGCTGGCCGGCTCAACGTGTTCGATTTCCGTTTTACTTTCACGGAGACCTACACGTTCTGGAGCGGACTCATCGGCGGCACCTTCTTGATGCTGTCGTACTTCGGCACCGACCAGAGTCAGGTGCAGCGCTATCTCACGGCCAAGAATGTAGATGAAGCGCGGTCGTCACACTTGATCAGCGCGTACTGGAAGATTCCGCTCCAAGCACTGGTGCTGCTCGTGGGCGTATTGGTGTTTGTGTATTACCTGCTGGTGCCGCCACCGCTGTATTGGAATCCGGCGCAGGACCGTGCGGTGCGCGAGAAAGCGCCCGACGCCTACGTGCAACTCGAACGCTTGCACAGCGCCGCGTGGGTGAACCAGCAGCAGGCGCTCGCTGCGCTGATGAGCACGCGCGCGGACAACGATATTCCCGAACGGCAACTCCTGAAGAAGGCGGACCGCGAGGCCGCAACGATCCATGCCGACGCGCTCGAAGAAGCGCGCAAAGCCACGGGGCAGCCGCCGAAGGATGTGAACTACATCATCCCGTATTTCATTCTGCACGAGCTGCCCATTGGCTTGACTGGGCTGTTCATTGCGGCGGTGATCGCGGCGGCGATGTCTGCGGTAGCGGGCGAGTTGGCCTCGCTCTCGAGCGCG from Gemmatimonadota bacterium carries:
- a CDS encoding sodium:solute symporter, which translates into the protein MHWINWLIVIGWLAFVFIDGLRRSRGTTKLDGYFLGNRSLPWWAVGLSVMATQLSAVTLIGTTGQGATDGMRFIQFYFGLPVAMLILGVTIVPFLMKARVYTAYEFLEKRFDAKTRSLTAFLFLLSRGLSCGTIIAAPAVVFSTVFGWSMWASVAFIGIPTVVYTMIGGVQAVAWADVKQMVLVIGALIAVVAVLLLRLPMHPADALRVAGAAGRLNVFDFRFTFTETYTFWSGLIGGTFLMLSYFGTDQSQVQRYLTAKNVDEARSSHLISAYWKIPLQALVLLVGVLVFVYYLLVPPPLYWNPAQDRAVREKAPDAYVQLERLHSAAWVNQQQALAALMSTRADNDIPERQLLKKADREAATIHADALEEARKATGQPPKDVNYIIPYFILHELPIGLTGLFIAAVIAAAMSAVAGELASLSSATVIDFYRRWVRAEASDAHFLRVSRFATAAWGLFACVVATYAVSLGSLIEVVNRFGSFFYGSILGVFVLAMIKRATATGAFVGLLAGMSAVAAVSFGAPTVSFLWHNVVGALTVVLVGVVLGRRPSNAAITSEAI
- a CDS encoding class I SAM-dependent RNA methyltransferase — translated: MTVAELRALGVTALAPETGGVAFSATDDLLAAANVQLRTASRIIVRAAEFQAKAFHELERFSRAVRWNQYVAPGRAVKLRVTCKKSRLYHSDAVAERVGAAIMRAVPGSRVVTGATDDDEDVVAEGGAERAPDDGALLIIVRLSHDVCTISVDSSGEPLHKRGYRLATAKAPIRETLAAGMLLALDWNGSTPLLDPMCGAGTIAIEAAMIARRVAPGATRRFAFETWPSVPPTVGDNARRVARAAALPRAGVRILASDRDAGAIVAASANAVRAGVAEDIEFRECALSAIEVPSAPGLLLTNPPYGDRIGDRTQVRNLYAQLGKVARVQGGGWTLAFLSADHAFDMQLRLPLTEVSRFRNGGIPVRLLRAQVPLPKR
- a CDS encoding 2-oxoglutarate dehydrogenase E1 component, which encodes MSDTVSSAFNDAYIEEVFEAYRRDPGSVDESWRQFFRLAARFGGGNSAGADDQDFARKVAGVARYTNAIRQYGHLAVQLDPLGSSPPGAAELTPEFHGITDADLDVVTGAALGWPHLPTGRDVAERLRFRYCRNLGVEYTHLGSEEERAWFRALFTAEQLTRPLNADEKKRLLVRLSEVDGLERFLGRAFPNYKRFSIEGTDTLVPLLDTAIDEASASGAQHVAISMAHRGRINVLAHVLGKPAEQIFGEFQGRHDHLEGDISTGDVKYHLGYEGARTTIAGRSVHVSLVPNPSHLEIVNPVLQGYVRAHQREGGVSAVVPVCIHGDAAFPGEGIVSETFNLARLRAYGVGGTLHIIVNNQVGFTTDPIDSRSTRYASDVAKGFECPIIHVNADDAEACVIAMRIAVAYRNQFGKDFLVDLVGYRRHGHNEADEPAYTQPQLYDKVKAHPTQRQVWGARLVHEGVCTQGDVDAAEKQVAAHFSALFDQSKADNDTTHSDYEGTELPVVIPPTAVSADSLVALNDAMLAWPASLTPHPRLAKQLLRRKDAVTAGGIDWGHAEALAYASILSDGMHVRLSGQDAERGTFSHRHSVLHDVANGDTYTPLQHLPGVSSRFEVYNSALSEMAVMGFEYGYSCAAEDTLTLWEAQFGDFANVAQPIIDQFLSADRAKWGQDSGLVLLLPHGYEGQGPEHSSARLERFLQMCAEGNFRVAYPSTPAQYFHILRLQARLTPRRPMVLMQPKSLLRLADASSVLADLAHGGFQTVIDDPAGASKRGTVRRIVFCTGKVYYDLVAKAVPAEVAVVRVEELYPWPHGDVSRVLDHYPQATEIVWAQEEPKNMGAWTYVAPRLRGSVGNALAIRYVGRPERASPAEGYQQHHAEEQARIVEDALSASRAGGNKRASGVMGAV
- a CDS encoding PIG-L family deacetylase — its product is MSALRRLASAALVLGLCAPRPAHAQERGAVAVEQTVHGLTATGRVLVIGAHPDDEDTFLITWLTRGRHVETAYLALTRGDGGQNIIGNELGEALGAIRTEELLAARRLDGGRQYFSRAYDFGFSKNAEETYKHWAHDSLLGDVVTVMRSFRPQVVVAIFSGTPADGHGHHQVSGLLAQEAYELAGDTVRFPVAKYGQLWTPSKLYRNARFGRAPRTMTFNVGEFDPVIGRSYAEIAGESRSQHRSQGQGTAQPKGVSLTGVSRAASRVNEATPATDEKSLFDGVDTTYARLGAGASEYVRSLVKRAGVLADSARAQLDLMAPWKITPLLARAAEAVQWARADTPRCGFGPTRTVRRPEEQRAATCDAAAADLDAALDVMNRRISEALLASSSVAIEATAEKELLAFGDSMPVTVSLYNRGPIPVVITDIRMSGTMPHPFTAIPVAPDSTARFTRPVIGLVDKRPWWIGGRVTDMFPTHQVPADGLARLSTAGEPPLVPAVSVPEDARRESDVNVTLRVAGATVTVPLGVINYRYTDRVLGEARRPIGGVPPVTMAFGSGLEWMPAGKPIDRLLRLSLKSYSSSTKTLTFQLVSPPGIKVDSLPATLTLAPMEERELFLRLRGTLKPGRYEFGLIAMTETGKSYEGITAIEYPHIRPINLYRSSALYLQAVEISIPTTLAVAYVQGVGDVVATYLRQLGIPVAIISPEELAVTDLSRFSTLVVGPRAYEAHKALVTYNNRVLDFAKKGGTVVVQYGQNEMARPGIMPYPVAFTAPAARVTIEEAPVTVLDSRARLLNGPNKIGDDDWADWVQERALYMPSTIDAHYATPLEMHDPNEPENKGAVLVTPLGKGTYVYTTLSLFRQIPGGVNGGPRLFVNLLSIGLDLPKKVQP
- a CDS encoding sulfoxide reductase heme-binding subunit YedZ, which gives rise to MSDSLNAMRRRSVLEPQWFVPALFVVALLPAVIGVAGTASDLLADTRFFGSNPIKAVEHYFGQWTLRFILATLCITPARHLLGWNWLAKQRRTLGLFAFGYLMLHWLAYAVLDVQLDWHDLTIDLAKRPYIMIGMAALLLMVPLAVTSTKGMIRRLGGQRWNRLHQLIYVISVLGVIHFFMAVKKDIGQPALFAAGLAVLFTFRVQRWRARRAV